The Streptomyces sp. NBC_01237 genomic interval CCGTGACCAGGCAGGCCGACTGCGCTGGCGCACCGCCGAGAAGGAAGGCGGACCCGGGCTGCCGCCCTCGTCCCGGGCAGTCGTCTCGCCGTACGACACCTCGGCCCGCTACGCGAGGCACGGGCGCATCATCAGCTGGAAGGGGTTTGCCGCTCATCTGACGGAGACGTGCGCTCCCGGCGGCCCGAATGTGATCACGGATGTGGCCACCACCGCGGCCACCACCCACGACAGTCAGGTCCTGCCCGGCATCCACACTCGTCTGGCGTGCCGTGGGCTGCTGCCCGCCGAGCACCTGGTCGACGCCGGCTACACGTCCCTGCCCCACCTGGCACAAGCCGCCCGAGAACACCAGGTCACCGTCACCGGACCACTGCCGGGCAATCCCACCCGCCAGCACCGCCGAGGCGAGGGCTTTGCCCGGGACGACTTCCACATCGACTACGACCGTCAGCAGGTCACCTGCCCTCAGGGGCAGGTCAGCGCGGGCTGGCACAGCCCCTATCCGACTTCCTCGCCCACTGCGGCCCCGCTGATCGTGGCCAGGTTCACCAAGAGTCAGTGCCGTCCCTGCCCGGCCCGCACTCAGTGCACCTCCACCGCGGACAGTGCCCGAACTGTGGGCTTTCCCCCGAAAGAACTCCATGACCTGCAACTTCGCGTCCGCGCGGAGCAACAGACGCCCGAGTGGAAGACCCGCTATGCGGTCCGCTCGGGAGTGGAGGGCACGGTCAACGAGTTCGCCCACGGCCACGGAATGCGGCGCTGCCGCTACCGAGGACAGGGAAAGGCCCACATCCAGCACGTTCTGACGGGCATTGCCGTCAACATCGAGCGCCTCAGCGGACTGCCACCGGCCGAAGAAACACCGACGTCCCGCCGACCGACTGCCTTCCAGCACTACCTCGACCAGCGCGAGATACCCCGGCCGAAGTCCTGGCGAACCCTGGGAACCTGACCGGCACCTTCAAGATCCCCGACAGAGTCAAGCGAAGGGCTGTCCCGTAACTGGCAGTGTCCCTTCTGAGTGAGGTTCAGCCGATGCCGTTGAGAGCGAGCGAGTGCTGAGCGACAAAACCAGGTCGACGTAGGTCAGTGCGGTACACGATCATGCGTTCATGCCCCTGAGAGAGACACTTGCCCGAGTCGATGCAGACCTGGCCGCCAGCCGGGTTCCCGTCGCGCGCCAGCGCCTGCGCGGTCTCATCTCGTCCTTCCCGCACGACCTGACACTCCGCCGTCGTCTGGCCGAGGTGTACCGGCTTTACGGCGACGCCGCCG includes:
- a CDS encoding IS1182 family transposase; translation: MSLRPRSGEQVPSLTARIARASNPGGTTAIWVRDRLDGLWCDEDFADWYPRDGRPGISPAQLATVCVLQFLLGLSDRQAAEAVRCRIDFKYAMAMELEDPGFHHSVLADFRDRLAEGDRADRLLDLVLARLKEAGLVRERTTQRTDSTHVLAAVRDLTRLELVTEAVRAALEEVAGVSPHLLDELVDEEWGRRYGRPVRLGRNPTKPTTRILTAGDDAVRLLEHLYRRETGPTSGPRVQALRQIMVQNYHRDQAGRLRWRTAEKEGGPGLPPSSRAVVSPYDTSARYARHGRIISWKGFAAHLTETCAPGGPNVITDVATTAATTHDSQVLPGIHTRLACRGLLPAEHLVDAGYTSLPHLAQAAREHQVTVTGPLPGNPTRQHRRGEGFARDDFHIDYDRQQVTCPQGQVSAGWHSPYPTSSPTAAPLIVARFTKSQCRPCPARTQCTSTADSARTVGFPPKELHDLQLRVRAEQQTPEWKTRYAVRSGVEGTVNEFAHGHGMRRCRYRGQGKAHIQHVLTGIAVNIERLSGLPPAEETPTSRRPTAFQHYLDQREIPRPKSWRTLGT